The nucleotide window GATGTTGATGAGCTCCGCGATCAGTTCGTCGTGGCTCTCCCCGTTCTCGCGGAGGCTCTCGAGCCGTTCGAGGGTCTCCTCGCTCACCTCTATTTCCGGCATGGGAGGAGGTTGGCCGCCCGGGCGTAAAAGATTACAGGCGGTCGAGCACCGCGTCGGTCACCTCGTCGGTTCCCGCGTCCCCGCCGAGGTCGGGCGTTCGCGGCCCGTCCGAGAGGACGTCCTCGACGGCCGCGCGGACGTCCGCGCCGTCCTCCTCGTGGCCCAGGAACTCCAGCAGCATCGCTGCCGACAGGATCGCCGCTGCCGGGTTCGCGACGCCCTCGCCGGCGATGTCCGGGGCGGTGCCGTGGACCGGTTCGAACAGCCCGCGCTCCGGGCCGATGTTCGCCGACGGGAGCAGCCCGAGCCCGCCGACCAGTCCCGCCGCGAGGTCAGAGAGCACGTCGCCCGCCAGGTTCGGGCAGACGACCGTGTCGAACCGCGTCGGGTCGAGACAGACGTGCGTCGCGAACGCGTCCATCAGCACCTCGTCGGCATCGACCCCGCGCTCCTCGGCCACCCGGAGGACGGCCTCGCGGAAGCGCCCGTCGGTCTCGCGCATCACGTTCGCCTTGTGGACGACGTGGAAGCCGTCCGCGTCGCGGTCGGCGACGAACTCGCACGCGAACTCGGCGAGCCGTTCGGACGCCGAGGTGGTGATCACCCGCGTGAGCGTCGAGAGGTCGTCCGAGAGCCGGTCCTCGTGGCCCGAGTACACGCCCTCGGTGTTCTCGCGCAGGAAGACGACGTCGGTCTCGGGCCGGACCGCGTCGACGCCGGGGTACGCGCGGGCGGGCCGGACGTTCACGAACGAGTCCACCGCCTCGCGCAGCGGGAGGATGACGTCCGCGGCCGTCTCGCCGGCCGCGCCGAACAGCGTCGCGTCCGCGGCGGCGACGAGGTCGTACGTCTCCTCGGGGAGCGCCTCCCCGGTCTCCGCCTTCACGGCGTCGCCCGCGTCGGCCTCGACGAACGAGAACTCGCCTACGTGCTCCAGCATACGCCTTGCAGCGGGAACGACCTCGGTTCCGATGCCGTCGCCGGGGACGACGATGATCTCCTCGCCGGACATCTCAGTCGCTCGCCTCCGGGAGGTGGTCGTCGGTCACGTACGGCAGGGAGCCGGCCGTCTCGCGGACGGCGCCGGCGTTCGCCTTCATGAGCGCGGTCGTGTCCCACTCG belongs to Halorarum halophilum and includes:
- a CDS encoding DUF7557 family protein, with the translated sequence MPEIEVSEETLERLESLRENGESHDELIAELINIYEAEELTMFRSGDVP
- a CDS encoding isocitrate/isopropylmalate dehydrogenase family protein; translation: MSGEEIIVVPGDGIGTEVVPAARRMLEHVGEFSFVEADAGDAVKAETGEALPEETYDLVAAADATLFGAAGETAADVILPLREAVDSFVNVRPARAYPGVDAVRPETDVVFLRENTEGVYSGHEDRLSDDLSTLTRVITTSASERLAEFACEFVADRDADGFHVVHKANVMRETDGRFREAVLRVAEERGVDADEVLMDAFATHVCLDPTRFDTVVCPNLAGDVLSDLAAGLVGGLGLLPSANIGPERGLFEPVHGTAPDIAGEGVANPAAAILSAAMLLEFLGHEEDGADVRAAVEDVLSDGPRTPDLGGDAGTDEVTDAVLDRL